One Thermodesulfobacteriota bacterium genomic window carries:
- a CDS encoding KamA family radical SAM protein codes for MELWQKILNSSFRQPAQLAKYFRGIDVASLDRVAETYPMCINPYYLSLVERPDDPIGRQCIPDPEELEASASVPDPLAEESTSPVPCLVHRYPDRALFLVTTRCAMYCRFCTRKRKVGKQDEPITEEMRRDAIAYIARTPEIRDVIVSGGDPLLLPDETLEGLLQSLRAIPHVEMVRIGTRVPCVLPQRVTRKLADMLKKYHPLYMNVHFEHPREVTPQAAKALNRLADAGIPLGNQSVLLKGVNDDPATFVELNRKLLACRVRPYYIYQADPVEGTEHFRTPVDAGLAVVRGLRGHTSGLAVPQYVIDAPGGGGKIPLLPEYVVARDGERVLLRNYKDQYYVYPEVDQTPAVPPLAARCPLSLDPDPDPDPVGRVQA; via the coding sequence ATGGAACTCTGGCAGAAGATCCTCAACTCGTCCTTCCGCCAACCCGCCCAGTTGGCCAAGTACTTTCGGGGCATCGACGTGGCGTCGCTCGACCGCGTGGCCGAGACCTACCCCATGTGCATCAACCCGTACTACCTGAGCCTCGTGGAGCGGCCCGACGACCCCATCGGGCGCCAGTGCATCCCCGACCCGGAAGAGCTCGAGGCCAGCGCCTCGGTGCCCGACCCCCTGGCCGAGGAGAGCACGAGCCCGGTGCCGTGCCTGGTGCACCGGTACCCGGACCGGGCGCTGTTCCTGGTCACGACCCGCTGCGCCATGTACTGCCGGTTCTGCACCCGCAAGCGCAAGGTGGGCAAGCAAGACGAGCCCATCACCGAGGAGATGCGCCGCGACGCCATCGCCTACATCGCACGAACCCCGGAGATCCGCGACGTGATCGTATCCGGCGGCGACCCGCTGCTCCTGCCCGACGAGACCCTGGAGGGCCTCCTCCAGAGCCTGCGGGCCATCCCCCACGTGGAGATGGTGCGCATCGGGACCCGGGTGCCCTGCGTGCTCCCCCAGAGGGTCACCCGCAAGCTCGCGGACATGCTCAAGAAGTACCACCCGCTCTACATGAACGTGCACTTCGAGCACCCCCGGGAGGTCACGCCCCAGGCCGCGAAGGCCCTGAACCGGCTTGCCGACGCGGGCATTCCGCTCGGCAACCAGTCCGTGCTCCTCAAGGGGGTCAACGACGACCCGGCCACCTTCGTGGAGCTCAACCGCAAGCTCCTGGCCTGCCGGGTGCGGCCCTACTACATCTACCAGGCCGACCCGGTGGAAGGCACCGAGCACTTCCGCACCCCCGTGGACGCCGGGCTCGCCGTGGTCCGGGGCCTGCGGGGGCACACCTCGGGCCTGGCCGTGCCCCAGTACGTGATCGACGCCCCCGGCGGCGGCGGCAAGATCCCCCTCCTGCCCGAGTACGTGGTGGCCCGGGACGGGGAGCGGGTGCTCCTGCGAAACTACAAGGACCAGTACTACGTCTATCCCGAGGTGGACCAGACCCCGGCCGTGCCCCCCCTGGCCGCCCGGTGCCCCCTCTCCCTCGACCCCGACCCCGACCCCGACCCGGTGGGGCGCGTCCAGGCCTGA
- a CDS encoding cobalamin B12-binding domain-containing protein: protein MAQKKIRVLIAKPGLDGHDRGAKVVARALRDAGMEVIYTGIRQTPEKIVAAAVQEDVDVVGLSCLSGAHLVLFPRVAEGLRKRGKAELLLFGGGIIPAEDIPALKESGFAEIFLPGTDTGDVVNFIHERVS, encoded by the coding sequence ATGGCTCAAAAGAAGATCCGTGTCCTGATCGCCAAGCCGGGCCTCGACGGGCACGACCGGGGCGCAAAGGTGGTGGCCCGGGCCCTGCGCGACGCCGGCATGGAAGTCATCTACACCGGCATCCGCCAGACCCCCGAGAAGATCGTCGCCGCCGCCGTCCAGGAAGACGTGGACGTGGTGGGGCTCTCCTGCCTCTCCGGGGCACACCTGGTGCTCTTCCCCCGGGTAGCGGAGGGTCTCAGGAAAAGAGGAAAGGCCGAGCTCCTCCTCTTCGGAGGCGGCATCATCCCCGCCGAAGACATCCCGGCCCTCAAGGAGTCCGGCTTCGCCGAGATCTTCCTGCCGGGCACCGATACCGGCGACGTGGTGAATTTCATTCACGAGAGAGTTTCTTAA
- the mce gene encoding methylmalonyl-CoA epimerase: MPNKINHIGIAVPDIEAAAKFYIEHLGLQLGGMEEVPDQKVKVAFLPIGEVRLELVQPTSPESPVAKFLEKNGGAGFHHIAYQVEDAAAEVERLKSAGVKMVDEKPRTGAHNTRIAFVHPKASGGVLTELVQEMGHHG; the protein is encoded by the coding sequence ATGCCGAACAAGATCAACCACATCGGAATTGCGGTCCCCGACATCGAGGCCGCGGCGAAGTTCTACATTGAGCACTTGGGGCTCCAGCTCGGGGGGATGGAGGAGGTGCCGGACCAGAAGGTGAAGGTCGCCTTCCTGCCCATCGGCGAGGTGCGCCTGGAGCTCGTCCAGCCCACGAGCCCCGAGTCCCCCGTGGCCAAGTTCCTGGAGAAGAACGGCGGAGCCGGGTTCCACCACATCGCCTATCAGGTGGAGGACGCCGCCGCCGAGGTGGAGCGCCTCAAGTCCGCGGGGGTGAAGATGGTGGACGAGAAGCCCCGCACCGGCGCCCACAACACCCGCATCGCCTTCGTCCACCCCAAGGCCTCGGGGGGGGTCCTGACCGAGCTCGTCCAGGAGATGGGCCACCACGGGTAG
- a CDS encoding D-alanine--D-alanine ligase, with amino-acid sequence MRIALAYNAKPPERDAIRAARPELLVEEEDEPPSLDPEASEDLYAEWDDAETVLALASALESRHQVTLVEARHDFPLRIRAARPDLVFNIAEGFYGASREAQVPAILEMLGIPYTGSDPLTLALCLDKARAKEVLAYRGVPTAPFVVVEDAGELPLARQVPLPAMVKPLFEGSSKGIRDDQLVRDRASLEDRVHRILGTYRQPALVEAFLPGREFTVAILGNGAGLRVLPPVEIRFDVFPPGANPIYSWEAKWVWDRPEAPLKVFDCPARLNPEEAEAIDDLCRRTARVLRLRDWSRIDVRLDAAGVPNVLEVNPLPGVLPDPAANSCYPKAARAAGLDYAAMVLAVADAALGRLGWAP; translated from the coding sequence ATGCGCATCGCCCTGGCGTACAACGCCAAGCCCCCCGAACGGGACGCCATCCGCGCCGCCCGCCCGGAACTGCTGGTGGAGGAGGAAGACGAACCTCCGTCGCTAGACCCGGAGGCGTCCGAAGACCTCTACGCCGAGTGGGACGACGCCGAGACCGTGCTCGCGCTCGCGTCGGCCCTGGAGAGCCGCCACCAGGTGACCCTGGTGGAGGCCCGCCACGACTTTCCCCTGCGCATCCGGGCCGCCCGGCCCGATCTGGTCTTCAACATCGCCGAGGGCTTCTACGGCGCGAGCCGCGAGGCCCAGGTCCCCGCCATCCTCGAGATGCTCGGGATCCCCTACACGGGGTCCGATCCCCTGACGCTCGCCCTGTGCCTCGACAAGGCCCGGGCCAAGGAGGTGCTGGCCTACCGGGGCGTGCCCACGGCGCCCTTCGTCGTGGTGGAGGACGCCGGGGAGCTCCCCCTGGCCCGCCAGGTGCCGCTGCCCGCCATGGTGAAGCCCCTCTTCGAGGGGTCGAGCAAGGGGATTCGGGACGACCAGCTCGTGCGGGATCGGGCCTCCCTCGAGGACCGGGTGCACCGCATCCTGGGCACCTACCGCCAGCCGGCGCTGGTGGAGGCGTTCCTGCCCGGGCGCGAGTTCACGGTGGCCATCCTGGGCAACGGGGCGGGGCTGCGGGTACTGCCCCCCGTAGAGATCCGGTTCGACGTCTTTCCCCCCGGCGCCAACCCCATCTACTCCTGGGAAGCCAAGTGGGTCTGGGACCGCCCCGAGGCCCCCCTCAAGGTCTTCGACTGCCCCGCCCGATTGAACCCCGAGGAGGCCGAAGCCATCGACGACCTGTGCCGCCGCACCGCCCGGGTGCTCCGGCTGCGCGACTGGTCCCGCATCGACGTGCGCCTCGACGCCGCCGGCGTGCCCAATGTCCTCGAGGTCAACCCCCTTCCCGGAGTGCTCCCGGACCCCGCCGCCAACTCCTGCTACCCCAAGGCGGCCCGGGCGGCAGGGCTCGACTACGCCGCCATGGTGCTCGCCGTGGCCGATGCGGCGCTGGGGAGGCTGGGATGGGCGCCCTGA
- a CDS encoding D-alanine--D-alanine ligase: MGALKTNPRVVVLYNRPGPGAVPEPSDIGVLDEVEDVCAALGSRAYEAEREGVDRETLFAAVEGLADRRADTVVFNLCEGIGGESRFEPVVAGLLELHGIRFTGNAAASLTCALDKRVAKALLFAAGIPTPGARVYRRVPSAAAVGDLAFPLVVKPLREDASLGISAESFVRTPEALVARVAYVIETLGQPALAEVYLEGREFNVAVVGTGQQARVLPVAEIAFEGYGEGEPRLVTHDAKWREGSADDRRTVPRCPASIGENLRARLETIGLSSHRALECRDYARYDVRLDARGNPQVIDVNPNPDLARRAGLARAVAASGEPYEDFVARIVQWAWERSP; encoded by the coding sequence ATGGGCGCCCTGAAGACGAACCCGCGGGTGGTGGTGCTCTACAACCGGCCGGGCCCCGGGGCCGTGCCCGAGCCCTCCGACATCGGTGTCCTGGACGAAGTCGAGGACGTGTGCGCGGCTCTTGGGAGCCGCGCGTACGAGGCCGAACGGGAAGGAGTGGATCGGGAGACCCTCTTCGCCGCGGTGGAGGGCCTCGCCGACCGGCGCGCCGACACCGTGGTCTTCAACCTCTGCGAGGGGATCGGGGGGGAGTCCCGCTTCGAGCCCGTGGTGGCCGGACTCCTGGAGCTCCACGGGATCCGCTTCACCGGCAACGCCGCCGCCAGCCTCACCTGCGCCCTGGACAAGCGCGTCGCCAAGGCGCTGCTCTTCGCCGCGGGCATCCCCACCCCGGGCGCCCGGGTCTACCGGCGGGTGCCCTCCGCTGCCGCGGTGGGCGATCTGGCCTTTCCCCTGGTGGTCAAGCCCCTGAGGGAGGACGCGAGCCTGGGCATCAGCGCCGAGTCTTTCGTGCGCACCCCCGAGGCCCTGGTGGCGCGCGTGGCCTACGTGATCGAGACCCTGGGCCAGCCGGCTCTTGCCGAGGTGTACCTGGAGGGTCGGGAGTTCAACGTGGCCGTGGTGGGCACGGGGCAGCAGGCCCGCGTGCTCCCCGTGGCCGAGATCGCCTTCGAGGGTTACGGGGAGGGGGAACCGCGCCTGGTCACCCACGACGCCAAGTGGCGCGAGGGGAGCGCCGACGACCGCCGCACGGTGCCCCGATGCCCGGCCTCCATCGGAGAGAACCTGCGGGCCCGCCTGGAGACCATCGGGCTCTCCTCCCACCGGGCCCTGGAGTGCCGCGACTACGCCCGCTACGACGTGCGCCTCGACGCCCGGGGCAACCCCCAGGTGATCGACGTCAACCCCAACCCCGACCTCGCCCGACGGGCGGGGCTCGCCCGCGCGGTGGCCGCGTCGGGGGAGCCCTACGAGGACTTCGTGGCCCGCATCGTCCAGTGGGCCTGGGAGCGCTCGCCGTGA
- a CDS encoding GNAT family N-acetyltransferase: MRPLAPGDVASLIGLVEASEVFRPDEVEVAREVLEACAAKGEASGYFGRVEDGEAGDPRGFACWGPTPCTQGTFDLYWLVVHPRAQGRGAATRLLAEAEADVRRRGGRQLIAETSSTDPYSPARSFYEARGFRAVARIPDFYRPGDAKVVYVKPLHPNQGGK, translated from the coding sequence GTGAGGCCCCTGGCGCCCGGCGACGTTGCCTCGCTGATCGGCCTGGTGGAGGCCTCGGAGGTCTTTCGGCCCGACGAGGTGGAGGTGGCGCGCGAGGTCCTGGAGGCGTGCGCGGCCAAGGGGGAGGCCTCGGGGTACTTCGGCCGCGTCGAGGACGGCGAAGCCGGGGACCCCCGGGGGTTCGCCTGCTGGGGGCCGACGCCCTGCACCCAGGGTACCTTCGACCTCTACTGGCTCGTGGTGCACCCCCGGGCCCAGGGGCGAGGGGCCGCCACCCGGCTCCTGGCCGAGGCCGAAGCCGACGTGCGCCGCCGTGGGGGCCGCCAGCTCATCGCCGAGACCTCGAGTACCGATCCGTATAGTCCGGCGCGCTCGTTCTACGAGGCCCGGGGGTTTCGTGCCGTGGCCCGCATTCCCGACTTCTACCGGCCCGGAGATGCCAAGGTCGTCTACGTCAAACCGCTCCACCCCAACCAAGGAGGAAAGTAG